In Lolium rigidum isolate FL_2022 chromosome 7, APGP_CSIRO_Lrig_0.1, whole genome shotgun sequence, the DNA window TATCTAGATATGTGCATATTTTAATAATTACCTAAAATAAGTTTCATAGGAGGGATGGAGCTCTTCTGATTAGAATAGTCATTTCAGTTCGTGGTTGGTTGACTACTTGCCCGCTACGTCATAGCAGACGTGGATACTTCTCACTGTAGAACAGTCAAATCGTcaaaacaggaaaaaaaaaacGTGAAAATACGCCTTCCACATAAACCCACGGTGGCGCGTTCCCCAAAGTGAGAACCCCGAGATTCGTGCCGCCCGCGTCGACGTCCACCGCCTCGCGCCTCGCCGTCAAAttcctcgccgcgccgccaccagacACCAACTCTCCATTCTAGCCACCGcccaccgcccgccgcccgccgcccaccGCCGACGAGCTCGAAGGCGATGCCTCGGAAGTCGACCAAGGCCAAGGGCGGCCGCGGGGCCGCGCCCAAGCCCCACGGGaaatcccccgccgccgccgccgcatccgtCCCATACCCTAACCCGGCCCACCAGTACCCCTACGAcgccgacctcgccgccgccgacgccctcgGGCGCCTCGAcctctccgcctccgccgccgccacccccgccGAGGATGCTCCCGTGGAGACGCCGCCTCCCCAGCCCGAGGCCCccgcgccgcggccgccgcctcaGCCGCCGATGGAAGCCTCGTCGTCCGGGAGCGGTGCGGCCGGTGGGGGATGGGAGGAGGAGGCCCTGAGGCGGCTGCAGGAGCTGGTGGGGGTTGGCCGGGAGGAGGTGGAgttgaccgaggaggaggtgcgcGCCAACGATCAGAGGCAGGAGGACGAGGTAATGCGTTGGTCTCTCTATCCCCCCTCTGCTACTCGTGAATTGTTCAGTAGAATTGCGAAGCATGAGCGAGTAGCTTCTCTCATGGTGTCATGGATATGAGAGACCGTACTGAACTTCATGACTCACTGATTCTTCGAGGGCCAACTGAGGTCTGGAATCATTTTTCTTGTCTCAGAGGATGCACGCTGTGAGTCTTATAGTTAATTCATGCCTGCATTTGTGGTCAATATCGTTGTTAAATTCCTAAGATTTGGTGAGAATCATGGATTCATGATTTGTGCCATCCATAATCATAGGAAATGAACCAGAGAAATTCAGACGGTGTCATGCACATTCACTGGCCTACTTATACTAAGTGTCAATTAGGGTGCCTTCAGATGTGCTTAATTCTTATTGTGTTGTTATCTAGTTATTACTTGATTTAGTCTGAAATGAACCAGAGAAATTAAGACGTGTCATGCACATTCAGTTGCCTAGTTATACTAAGTGTCAACTGTCAAGCAGGGTGTCTTCAGATGTACTTAATCCTTATTGTGTTGTTATCTAGTTTTTACCTGGACATGTGATTTCACTTGCTTTAATCTGATATATAATCTCAATCAATGCCCAGATATGTGCCTTGGAAGCAATTTTTGGCGACAATGTAGTCATGTTCAATAGAAAGGAGGGCCAGCGGTCTTTCCAGGTATATCCCTCACTATCAATTTTCAGGACACATTCTTCTCTGCAAGGGCCAGGGTTTCATCTGTTGTTGTAATTACAGGTTCATGTGCATATTGAGATCCCAGACGGTACAGATGTGTCAGCGAGGCTCAGTTTTGGTGCTGGAGCACTAAATTATAAGGAAGGGCAGGATGGTGATGCCACCGATGATCTTCTTTACAAGTTCAGAGTTGAGCACTTACCTCCGATCCTGCTAACATGTCTCCTGCCTCCGTCGTACCCGAGCCATCAGCCACCCATTTTCACTATGTCCGCCGAATGGCTGGACAAAGTGATGATTTCCTCGTTATGTCACATGCTGGATATGACTTGGGAAGAGCAGCAGGGCATAGAAGTAGTATATCAGTGGGTGCAATGGCTCCAGAGCTCTTCCCTTTCTTACTTGGGGTTTGACAACGAGATTGTTTTAAGCCAGGGTGGTCTAACGTGTACTGAAGATGGTGGGGATAAGCGCGCGTGTCCAGGCAATGCTCCACCTGATGTTACAATTCCAAGGATTATTAGATACAATGATGATAAGCGTCACGAAGCCTTTTTGCACGCTATCCATGACTGCATGATTTGTTTCAGCGAGTCTCCTGGTAACTCTTTCTTCCATTCTCACATAACTGTTTGCACAAGTGTTATAGTAGAAGTATTCTCTTGTGTTATACTTACCACATCTGATGTGTATTATTGTCATGTGGTTGTCCTAGCAGTGGAACTATCTTTTTTTTAAGGGAGCAGTAGAACTATCTTAGTTAAGTGCAGTTCAGTTCCCATAGTATTCccttttttttaacagaaaaaaAAAGACTAGATACGATAACCGCAACATAGTTATATGGATGCCATATTAGCCATTCTCATTTTGAGATAGCAATTCATCAGACCTTGTTCTGAGTGAAACTGTCTCCTTTGTACATAATTTAAACTTCAGAATCGTGGTACTGTGGTCTTTGTGATGCATGTCCAACCTTTATGTTTTCCATTTGCATCTGTTAATCCTTGTTATTTGAATTTTGCCTCTATTTCTGAgtctaaattattgctttatcagGCGTTGATTTCATCAAACTTCCATGCCACCATTTCTTTTGCCAGAAATGCATGCAAACATATTGCAAAATGCATGTCAAGGAAGGAACTGTAGTGAAGTTGCTGTGTCCTGATACAAAATGTGAAGCCGTTGTTCCTCCAAATATATTGAAAAGGCTGCTGGGGGAGGATGAGTTTGAACGTTGGGAATCATTGCTTCTTCAGAGAACTCTTGATGCGATGTCTGACGTAGTTTATTGTCCGAGATGTCAAACTGCTTGCTTGGAAGATGCAGGTGATGAAGCTGTGTGTTCAAGTTGTTTATTCAGCTTCTGCACACTTTGTAGAGAGCGACGTCATGTTGGGGTGGAATGTTTATCTCCAGGAGAGAAACTTCTTGTTTTGGAGGTAGGAGGACTGAATCTCACATACATATATTTAGCAGTAATACAGTGGCAGAACTCCAGTTACTTGCAATATATTAATTATATTCAAACGTTACTAGAAATTGTATTGCTATTAGGTCATTTACCTCATGACCTCTGTGGGCCAAGGTTGGCAAATCATGTCCTGCAGTACCTGAGCGTGAACTAATAGAGAATGTTTGCTAACACTAGCAGGAAGGTTCTCAATtataactgtgcagtaatccagcaAGTAGATGCTGACATATAATTTTCTAAAAGGGTTAGAATCAATATCTCTTGTACGAAGGGGATGGTTTACCTTGTCCCAATCAATCCTAAGCTGAAGCTTCAATCCTGTCTCTTCTGTCCGTGAATCATTGGTTTCCATTCCAGGGCAGTAAAAACACCTTAAATAGATTAGTAAAACCATTCCAACAAATGGTGAGATACAAGTTAATGCCAAGTGATTGCTGATTTACTAGATCATGTCCAACGGTCAGACCTGGCAGCATGGTAATTGGATCATTGGTTTCCATTACGGCAGTAAAGATTACCTGAAAATGGATTAGTATAACAATTCCAAAAATGGTGAGGTGCAATGTGCCAAGAAATTGTTGATTTACTAGATCCTGGCTAATGGCAAGACCTGGTAGGATGGTGATTGGAGGTTGTGGTAAGGGATGGTGGCTGTATGAAGATGATAAGACGCAGATGCAATGAGAGAATCTGAGGGCGTAGTATCTAGTATCTACTGGTGGCTCGCATGGAATGTTTTGATTTGTACCGATAGGATCTGAATATCAGTCTTTTGAATCTATGATTTATCTGATGTTCTTCACGTAGGCTTTAACCTTGATGAATAAGTATGGCTATCTAAGTTATTGACATATTTTACTGTGATAACACTGAGTGCCCTTCGACCATAGAAGTTTTCTTATGTAAATAGTTATTGCACTTCATGGCTAGGTGTTTGCAAGCATTGATATGGATGAGTTCTTTTATCTATCTGCTGGATGGTTGAACTAACATTTTGATCCAACTTTGGTAACAATAACACGAGATTATCTGTTTCTTCCTTAGTTCATTGTTTTCTTAGATGACCGTTAGGAATGCTAACTTTCTTTTGTTTGACACAGAAACGTCAAAAGTCAGGATATGCAAGGGGAGATATTCAGAAGCTTATGGATGAAGTACGCAGCATCAAGGAAATTTTAAAGGATGCAAAACAGTGCCCACGATGCAAGATGGCAATATCTAAGATAGAAGGATGCAATAAGATGACCTGTTGGAATTGTGGCCGGTTCTTCTGCTACCAATGCAATGCTTTAATTAGCGGATATGATCATTTCCAGTAAGTTCCTCTTTCAGTAGTATCTACTTTTGTTCATTGACATAGCTGTGACTTGACAAATATCATGTTGTTGCCTCCAGGGGTGATTGCGTGGTCTTTGATCAGGCTGAAATCGATAGATGGGAGATGCAAATGAATCAAAGGCAACAGCACCAAGTTATTGCACAAGCGCAGGCTGACTTGTTCGCAGGAGACTATGGTTACCCGTGTCCCACTTGCCGCCAAGCAGTTGCAAAGGTAAATATCAAAATGCCTTGCTTTTTTCCTCCGAAAATTACTCATGTGATTATTTAACTGTTTATTACAACTTACAAGTTCAGTAACTTCCATGAGTCATGACTAGCCAGGTGTATTTTTAGTTACTATATGTAAATCAGGAAGTGATCAATAGGCCAGTATAAGTTTTTTTGCTTGAGCTAAGAGAAGT includes these proteins:
- the LOC124671280 gene encoding E3 ubiquitin-protein ligase RNF14-like, encoding MPRKSTKAKGGRGAAPKPHGKSPAAAAASVPYPNPAHQYPYDADLAAADALGRLDLSASAAATPAEDAPVETPPPQPEAPAPRPPPQPPMEASSSGSGAAGGGWEEEALRRLQELVGVGREEVELTEEEVRANDQRQEDEICALEAIFGDNVVMFNRKEGQRSFQVHVHIEIPDGTDVSARLSFGAGALNYKEGQDGDATDDLLYKFRVEHLPPILLTCLLPPSYPSHQPPIFTMSAEWLDKVMISSLCHMLDMTWEEQQGIEVVYQWVQWLQSSSLSYLGFDNEIVLSQGGLTCTEDGGDKRACPGNAPPDVTIPRIIRYNDDKRHEAFLHAIHDCMICFSESPGVDFIKLPCHHFFCQKCMQTYCKMHVKEGTVVKLLCPDTKCEAVVPPNILKRLLGEDEFERWESLLLQRTLDAMSDVVYCPRCQTACLEDAGDEAVCSSCLFSFCTLCRERRHVGVECLSPGEKLLVLEKRQKSGYARGDIQKLMDEVRSIKEILKDAKQCPRCKMAISKIEGCNKMTCWNCGRFFCYQCNALISGYDHFQGDCVVFDQAEIDRWEMQMNQRQQHQVIAQAQADLFAGDYGYPCPTCRQAVAKIGNNNHLYCWSCNQHFCALCRKSVQKMSQHYGPKGCKQHTADL